The Clostridium botulinum BKT015925 genome includes the window TTCTTCTGATAAAATAAATAGTATAGATTATGATAGAAAATATGAATTTAAAGATATTTTTTATTATATAAAATCTCTAATAAATTTAAGAAAAAAACATCCTGCTTTTAGAATGTTTTCAAAGGCTGATATAAAAAACCACCTAGAATTTCTTAGTAATACACCTAAAAATTTAGTAGCATTCATTTTAAAAAATAATGCAAATGGAGATAGTTTTAAAAATCTATTAGTTATTTACAATGCTAATAACTTTTCCACTGAATTAACAATTTCTAACGGTAAATGGCATCAAATTGTGGATAAAAATACTGCTGGAGAAGATATTCTTAAAACTATAAATTCAGATATTATAAATGTATCTGCCATAAGTTTAAATATATTTTTTCAATAAATATATAAAACCAACTAAATACATGAATTAGTTGGTTTTATTATATTATTCATCTTTAACATAACTCCGATTATGTATAACTTCTTATACAATTACCTTTTATTAGCCTTTTCTATTAATTTTAATATATTCTTATATAATCTATCATTATCTTCCATGGTTCTTTTTTTAGGATTTGAAGTTTTTTTACCACCTCTTCTCGCCTTAGCCGATAAATGTCTTTCAAATAAAAGTCTCTCTATATTATCATTATCATAAATATAACCTTTAGGATTTATTGCATAAGCCTTTTTTCCTAATACCATAGCTGCTACACCATAATCTTGAGTCACAACTATATCATCTTTTTTAACTTCATTTATAATCTTCATATCTACACTTTGGAATCCACTATCTACTACTCTTATAGTGCTATAATTACTTATAAGTGCATGATTTATATCACAGTACATTATAACTTCTATACTATTTTCAATTGCAGCCCTCTCTATTATTTCTCTACCCGGACATGCATCTGCATCCACTATTATTCTCATAACACCCCTCCTTTATTAATTACCCGTTCTGTTAAGTTATATGAACATTGATTCCCCTCAACCTATTGAAATATAATAGATTCACCACAAAAACATTACCTCCCAGAAAGGAGAGAGGACTCAATGAACAAAGCTAATAAAAAAATTACCTGTCCTAGATGTTACAGTCATAAGCTATATAAGTTTGGAAAAGACAAAGAAGGAAATCAAAAATATCAATGCAAAGAGTGTAAAAGACAATTTGCACCATCGGCTACGCCGAAAGAGCGTCAGCTCAAGGATTATCCTCGTTGTCCTGTCTGTAACAAAGGAACCTTTATTCATCATAATTATTCAAATTATATTAACTATCGTTGTAACGATAAGAAATGTAATCATAGTTTTTTCGTGGCGAAGCCTACGGCTATAAGCCCATCAAGCAATACCTATCTACAAGGTAAACTTGATTTTAAAGGTATGCGCTTTCCGCTCCATATTATTTTAATGGCTTTAAACCTTTATTTTCTTAATGAAAGTTCTACAAGACATATATCTCAATGTTTACTTAGAATTTTTAATGTAAAAGTATCCCACGTAACTATATCAAATTGGACTAAAAAATTTGCTAGCTATTTCAAATTAAAGTCTGATAAATTACTTTATAATATTGACTTATCAGATTCTGATGAATGGCACGCAGATGAAACTGTTGTATTTATAAATGGTAAAAAACATTATCTATGGCTTGTTATAGACTCGGAAAGTCGATTAATCATTTCTTATCATCTATCCCCATATAGAGATGCTAAACAAGCTTTTAGCCTTTTTAACGATGCTAAGAAATTAGGATCTCCTAGAGCCATAGTTACTGATAGATTACCATCTTACAATATTCCAATAAAATCAGTATTCCAAGATACATTACACATAAAAGTACAATCTTTTAAAGATGATATTTCAAACAATATTATTGAATCTTTTAATAAAACATTTAAGTCTTGGTATAAAGGTTTAAAAGGCTTTAACTCTTTTGATAGCGCCAATAAGTTAATATCGGTATTTATATTTCACTATAATTTTATTCGTAATCATTCCTCACTACGTAGTTTAACACCAGCTGAAGTATCAGGAATCAATTATTCAGTTAAAGCTAAAAATAATTGGTTATTAACTGCCTAACGGCTAACGCTATCGCTTTTAATTAAGTCTATTTATTTTTAAAAATCTATACATAGATAGGCTTTTTTGTCATACCACAAAATATTAATTATATAATTTTTATTATTTAAAGTAAGTCGTATAGTAATTTTGTGATTTTTAAAGCTATATTTTCATAATTAATTAACAGAACCTAATTACCATTTCAATATTATAAACTAAAATTCCTTTTGTTATATTTAAAGACCTTAGAAAATTCAAATGTTTTCTAAGGTCTTATTATTAAAATTTAATTTAAATTATTATAATATATAGATTACTTAAGTTTTGCTTCTATTTCAGCTTTCATATCTTCATAACCTGGTTTTCCAAGTAAAGCAAACATATTTTTCTTATATGCTTCAACCCCTGGCTGATTAAATGGATTTACTCCTAGTAAATATCCACTTACTGCACAAGCTTTTTCAAAGAAATATACTAAATATCCAAAGTAATAAGCTGTAAGTTCTGGTATATTTATAATCATATTAGGTACTTCACCTTCATTATGAGCAACTACAGTTCCTCTAAATGCTTGATTATTAACAAAATCCATATCTTTTCCTGCTAAGAAATTTAATCCATCAAGGTTATCTTCGTTTGCTTCTATTATTACTGATTTTCTTGGGTTTTCAACATTTAAATGAGTTTCGATTAATGTTCTTACTCCTTCTTGAATATATTGTCCCATTGAGTGTAGGTCTGTTGAGAAATCTGCTGCTGCTGGGAATATACCTTTATGGTCTTTTCCTTCACTTTCTCCAAATAATTGCTTCCACCATTCTCCCATATAATGAAGGCAAGGTTCGAAATTAACCATCATTTCTATATTCTTACCTTTATTATACAATGCCATTCTTGCTGCTGCATATCTATAAGCTGCGTTTTTATTTAAATCATCAGTGCTATACTCTTCTCTTGCATCAGCAGCACCTTTCATCATTTCATCAATATCCACACCAGCTGTAGCTATTGGAAGTAAACCAACTGCTGTTAATACAGAATATCTTCCACCTACATCATCAGGAATTACAAAAGTTTCATATCCCTCTGCATCAGCTAAAGTTCTTAAAGCTCCCTTTGACTTATCAGTTGTAGCAAATATTCTTTCTTTTGCTCCTTCTTTTCCATATTTCTTTTCTAATAAATCTTTAAATATTCTAAAAGCTATTGCAGGTTCAGTAGTAGTTCCTGATTTAGATATAACATTTACTGAAAAATCCATATCTTTTACAGTTTCTATTAGATCTGCCATATATGTAGAACTAATATTATTTCCAGCATAGAATATTTGAGGTGCTTTTCTATTTTCCTTTGATGCAACATTTCCAAATGTATGTGTTAACATTTCAATAGCAGCTCTTGCTCCTAAATATGAACCACCTATTCCTATTACAATAAGAGCTTCAGAATTGTTTCTAATCTTTTCTGAACTTTTCTTAATTCTTTCAAATTCATCTTTATCATAATTAACTGGTAGATCAACCCATCCTAAAAAGTCGCTTCCTGCTCCAGTTTTTTCATGCACTAAATTGTGAGCTGCACTAACCATTGGTTGTAGTTGTATAATTTCATGCTCATTTAAAAATGGTTTTGCTTTTGTCAAATCAAGTTGTAAACTTTTAGACATTTTATTACCTCCAATAAAGATATTTTATATTTTAAGTTAGAAACTTAATTACTTATTTAAACGTAATTATTTTTTGTATAATACTTATTTATTATCCTAATTGTTAATTTATATGTACAGTTTACCACAATATTGCTCCAATTTCACAGTCTAATATTTCCATATATAATCAAAATTATTGCAATCTAATATTAGTATCTATATACTTTAATAGTAAAATAAAAACTCTAGGAGGGTTAAATAATATGAAGAAAAATTTAGCTTTAATTAGTACTATAATATTTTCTCTATCATTAGCTGGATGTACCTCAAAACAAAATAAAGTAGCTACTCCTTCTACACCAAATACTAAGGTAGAACAAAAAATAGATGAAAATACTACAGGTTCTAAACCAAATCTAAATACACCTAAAAAAATTACTAATACAAAAGATTTAAAACACAATAATGAGGGTGTTCCTGTTATAATGTATCATTCAATAAAATATGAAAAAAACAACTGTGTAAGACTTCCAAAAGAAAACTTTGAAAACCAAATGAAGTATTTGAAAGATAATAACTATACAACATTAACTCTAGATGAATTATATAGCTTTTTTGAAAATAATATTCCTATTCCTAAAAAATCTGTAGTTTTAACTTTCGATGATGGCTATAAAGATAATTATGAAACTGCTTATCCTATATTAAAAAAATATGGATTTAAAGCAACAGTCTTTGTTATAACTAACTGCATAGATACTGGTGAATATCTAACTTCTGAACAGCTTAAAGAACTAGATAAAAACGGATTCGATGTTCAAAGTCATACTGCAAACCATGAAACACTTACACAACTTCCATATGATAAACAATATGATACCGTTGCTAAATCAAAAGGAAAATTAGAAAAATTATTAAACAAAGAGGTTAAATTTATAGCTTATCCATGTGGAAAATACAATAATGATACTATAAAAGCAGTTAAAAATGCTGGTTACAAAATGGCCGTTACAACTGATGGAAGATGGTCAGATAAATCTGATGGTATATTTACTTTAGATAGAGTATTTATAAGTGGATTTCATAATATAAATACTTTTAAAAATAGAATTAGCAATCCAAATTACGATTTTAATTAAGGTTATATTATGGGGTGTTGTAATGATAAAATGTTCTATAAAAAATAATTTAATTTATATTTTTATATCATTATGTCTAATATTTAGTGTAGCATGCTCAAATAAAGATTCAAACTCTCACGATTCTGCTACTACCAAAAAAAACACATCAAATTTAAATACCAATACTTGTGATAATAGTTCTATTGATTTACATAAACAATATGAAGTAGCATACACTCTCTTTTTTAATCATAAATATGAAGAAGCTATAGAAATTTGTAATAATATTATAAAAAAAGATAACAATTTTTATAAAGCTTACACTACTAAAGGCATATCTTTATGCTTTTTAAATGATTTTGAAAATGGATTATCAAATATAAATAAATCATTAGATATTAATCCTAATTTCGGATATGGTCGTTTTAACAAAGCTTTAGCCTACGAATTATATGGACATTATGATGAGGCTTTAATATGGTATGATAAAGCTCTTGAAATAGAACACTACACTTGGAGTTACTATGGTAAAGCAAGTATATATGGACGACTTGGAAACGTTCAAAATACTATTAAATATTTAAAAATAGCAATTAATATGAATTCTAATGTAAAAGAATGCAAAAACCGAACGAGACTTCGATCCAATTAGAGATACAGAAGAATTTAAAAACTATTAATTAACAAATACCTACAGTATTTTATTTAAATATGATACTGTAGGTATTTTATTTATATATATAACAATAAACTATCACATTTTGGAAAACAAACTCATATATTGTATTATTAATATAATAATTAAATGAAGGTGTTTTTATGAATAAAAAAATTTTATCTCCTCCTTGGTATTCATTAAATAGAAGATTACAATGTACCATTGGAAATAATCCTCACATAACTGTTAGTAACCTAAAACAACTTTCACCATCATGTTATGAAACAGATATGTTTATAGATGATTATCCTACGGCAGTCGCAACTCGTTTTATTCTTCCCGAGAAATATATGCTTGGAAATATAACCATGATTTTGAATATTTATTATTATGATTCATTAGTTTCATCACAGCATAATTATAAATATACACCTGAGGAAGTTTGCTCTTTATTTACCACTGCTTTAAAAGACAATGGTTTCTTTCAATATGTTATTTGTTTAAATAAGCCCTTTCTTGGCATATATTCAGTAATTGTTATAATTAACAAAGCTGTAGTTCAATTTTTTAATGACGATATATCTGACTTTTATCTTAATACTAATGAAATTGCATCCAATTCTTTTAATTTAGTTTGTATTCACAAATTTCCTGAAGATGTAAATGTGCATTTTAATACTGAAAATGATAGATGTATGAAGTAATTCCACATTTAAATATATTTTTCTACTGTATTAAAGGGTGATCATAATGGATAAATATTCAAGTACAAATGTTCCACCAGTAGATGGTTATTGTGATGTATTGAATTATGGGGTTTATTTAACTAGATTTTTTGTGGATTATACTTTATATGGTGTGCAACATCATATAGGTAGTGGAGTTTTTGCCGTTTTACAAGAGAGAAGAATTATGGTACCTCGATTTGCTAAAAATATAACTCTCACTATACAAGCTGCTGCCCTTCCATTTGTATGGGGTAATATATTTCAAGAATCTTATACTACTGTAGATCAAAGGTGTTTTCTTTCATGGGGTGTAACATTCTATCCAGTTGTTAAATCCATTCCTTGCACTTCCCCAGGATTAATTAAAGAATTTTTTTCTAATGGATTATTTATTCCAACAGACTTCTTTAATCGTCCTCATTCAGTATAATATTAAAAAACTTATATATATCTACCTCTTAACATTTTATTAATAAATCACTTTTGCTATATTTCTATATTCCAACAATAAAATTATTTATTAAGTGCATTTTCATCTAAATTATATTAAAATTCTATCAATACAGCTTATTTTCATCACCTAATTGCATTAAAATTCATATTATGTAATAGTTATATAACTTTTATAATTAACCAAAGAAAATTTAGAGGTGATTGATTTGAACTATGCAGAAGTAGTTAATAACACTAACGGAAATGCCAACTTTGAGGTTAAATATCTTCTTGGTGGAAAAGCAGTTACAGAAACAAGTCCAGCTATTGAGTCATCAAGAATTGGAAGAATTGAACTACCTCATAATGCAGAATTAATAACTGTTGATATATTCATTATATATCCTGATGGTAAAACAAAAGAGATTTTCCATGATTCTTTTAACAAATCTAAACAAAGTTGTTATGAAATAAAAGGATCATTTAAAAATCCAACTTGTTCAAAAATATCTTGTTCTTCAATAAAGTCTACTGATTGGATATACGTTAAAAACAAAGGACTATATGCACCAATAAAATTCGAAGCACTTTATATAATTGATGGTGTGGGCTATAAAGATGAAAGTGCTATTTTAAACCCTACTAGAGGTGGTGGATTAGTTATTCCTCGTAATGCTGGAAGAGTTCAACTTAAAGTATATATGGAAGATACTCATGCACATGTAGAAACCTTCGATGTAATTTATCTTGAATATTTTTATCATCCATTTAACGTCTGTTTTGATGTAAATGGACTATTACCTTATCCATTTTGCGATAAAGTCCCATGTCCTAAATCTGATAATAACGGTAATATTCCTCCTCAATGTCCATATTGTTGCCATTGTTGTTGTGGAAATTGCACTTCTCAGTATAACGAAAAACTATCTCAATAGACACATTATTTTTCATATTGATTTTTAAATTGAAAATTCCTAGAGGTGAATACTAATGAATTATATAGATGTTGTCAATGATAGTGATTCAAAAATAAAATTTGAACTAATCTACCATTTAGATAAACAATTAATTGTAGACTCAACCCCCGACTTTGCTCCTAAAAAAATCAGAAGACTGGATCTTCCCTCCAAAGCTATTGTAATAGTATTAAAAGTGTGGATTCTTTTATCTCATAATAAATATGAATTAATTCATGATGAATCTATTTCAAAATCTCAAAGACTATGTTATGGTGTACGAGGTTCTGGTAAGTCAGCTATTTGCGAAAAAATAGATTGCTCAATCCTCCCTAATACAGATTGGGTAGATATACGAAATAAAACTTCTACCTATATACGTTTTGAATTAATATATACTATTCACGGTATAGGTTATAAAGATACTTCACCTGATATTAAACCTTATAGAGGTGCATCTCTTCTAGTTCCACGTACAGCTGAAAATGTACAATTAAAAGTATTTATACTAGAAGAAAAACATCATCAGGATGTATGGCATGCTATTTACGCAGAATATATGAAGCATCCTTTTAAATTCTGTTATCAAGTAAGTGGAAATGTTCCAAATGCAACTTGTAAAAAGGTTTCATGTAAAAATCTTGGAGACAATGGCATTCCACCTACACCTCCACCTAAACCATGTTCATGTTGTTGCAATTGCAAATGTGTTTTTCCTTCAATACAAACTCAAATTTCTTATATTTGTAAAAATCAGTATGAATTTTTTCTAAATAAGTTAAATGTACAAGCAGTAGGTTTAGGTTATAAAGAAATTCAAGGTATAGTTACTACTGAACCATGCATTAAAGTATTTGTATCTGAAAAAACTCCTCCTGGAAATCTACCTCCTTCTGACTTAATTCCTCCAATATATAATGGAATTAAAACAGACATTGTAGCAAGTGGAGTATTTACTCCTTGTGAATTAACAAAAAAAGTGCGTCCTGCACATCCCGGTTATAGCATTGGTCCCGCCGGTTATAAAGTAGCGGGAACTCTAGGATGCATAGTACAAAATCCATCCGAGAAAGCATATTATATATTAAGCACTAATCATCTTTTAGCTCAACTCGGTAAAGTACAAATAGATACCCCTATACTACAACCAGGAGTACTCGATGGTGGAAAGATAGATACTGATACAATAGCCCATTTGACAAGATATATTCCTATAAAAATGAAAACTCTTTTTAAAACTCCTGAAAATCACGTAGATGCTGCTATAGCTAAAGTATCTAACACCTCTTTAATATCATCTAAAATAGCTATAGTTAATGCTAATATAAAAAGATTAGGAGCACCTGGAATTGGAGATAGAGTATTTAAGATAGGAAGAACTACCGGACGAACTCATGGAGTTATAACAGCTATTGATGTTACTCAAGTAATAAACTATCCTGAAGGTAAGGCTCTATTTAAAGAACAAATACTAACTTCTGCCAGTGGTAATACTGGTGATTCTGGAAGTGTATTGTTGAATTCTAATATGGAAGCCCTAGGTCTACTTTCATCTGCCTCTAAAACTCTTACAACATTTAGTGATATGACTCTTATAACTTCATTATTTCACGTACAACTTGTTACCCATTAAATTAAAAGTAATAAGTATACTATCAAAAACAGTATACTTATTGCTTTTTTCCTAATGAAATCCTTAAAACACAATTATAATTATAAACCCATACTGCAATTGAATCACATTTCATTGTAATGAAACTGGTAACTATTTAGTCATCTACTTACATATTTTATTGCATAACTTTTTATTAATTTCCTTAATCCTTTTATTCCAATACATTCTATAAATCATCCAAATTAAAATATATATAAAAATATACGTAAATATAAAAATTATTTTTCCACTAATTGCTTTAGGCATCCAATTTGCATAATAAGCAAACGGAAAATACACTATACTCATAACAACTAAATGGATTATTGTTTGTTTCAATTTACTCCATTTTTCTATAGAAAATATCACCGAACATCCACAACAATAAAATCCAACTATACACGATATTAAAAATTGATTACACTGTATATTAAAAGGTATTGAACCTTTAAAACCATTAAAAATTCCACCTATTATAAAAATTAACTGATTTATAAATACTCCTAAAACCATACCTGTTATTCCTCTTTTTAATATATTCTTTATATATATCACCCTATCCAACCCCACATTCTAAATATTTTTTTATTCTTGAAACAAATTTTCTGGAAGCATACTCTTTTTTTCCATTTATTAAATTAATACACATTGAACCATTAAAAAACATTTCTAGATTAAGTACCTTATTCATATTTGCTATAACTGATTTTGATACTCTTATAAATGAAGTACCTTGTAATTCCTCTTCCAATTCATATAATTTTTCTTTAACTTCGTAATCTTCAGCTTTTAACGATGCAAAAACTTTTTTATTTTCACTATAAAAATAATATATATCATTTTGATTTAATAAATATATTCTTTCATTTTTTATTCCAACTATATGTTGTTTATATTTTCTTTCTTTTAAATTCTTCAAGATTGACTGAACTTCCTCATTCATTTCTGGTGTAATTATTTTAACTTCAATCTCATTACATAATGGCTCTATCTCTATATTAATCTTCAAGAAATTTCCCTCCTTTTAAAAATAATTATATGGAATTATTTAATTTAAAACTATAAAAATATACCAAGAGGCATTTTATTAAAACTAACTAGTAGTAATTTTAATACAAACAAAATAAAAAGGTAAATATCAAGATTATTATTTGTATTCTTAATATTTACCTTCTTTATTATTTATTTTTAGCATTTTTATAAAACCCTCTTTTTTATTTAAACTACATTTTTATTGTTAACATATTTTTTAATAACAATATATAATTTTTATAAATTATTTTTAGCACATATATTAACATTATAAATAAATTTGATTTTATATTTACATGATTTCCAAAAATATTAAAGTACCTATGATATCTTAATAATTTAATAATATCACAGGTACTTTTTATTATATATATTTATTTTAATCATCATTCACTGATGGTAATTTAGAAATCATACATAAACTACTTTATTACCTACAATTACAGTGACAATTGCAAGTACAAGTACAACAACATCCAGTATTATTGTTTCCATTTCCAATGCCTTTACATGGTACTTCATAACAACTTGCATACGTTGTTATTCCTGAAGCTACGTAGCACTTGGTTACAGGAGAATTAAATGTTTGAAAATAAATTCTTCTCCAAGCGCCAAAATAAACAGCAATGTCAACCATAAAATTTATATTTCTTGCATTCCACGGAATATACATAGGGTATTGCTGCAAAACAGCAATTGAAGGACTTTGTTTTGTATACAATTCTCCATTAATTTGATAATTCACAGTTGCACAAGCAACAAATGCTCCTTTATTGTATAATGTTATAACTCCACTATCTCCTGTGTTTGAACCTATAATCATTTGTATACACCTCATAATAAATAATAAATATTTTAATCTATACATTATTATATTTATGAAACATAAATTTAGTTACAAAACTTCCAATATCATTGATAAAATCGTTTGTATTTTTTATATATAAAAACAAAAGTGTTTATGATATTTTACTTAATATAAATATATCATAAACACTATTAATTACGTTATTAATTTATATAATAATTTAAATTAATTTTAATGATATTAACACTTGCACTTACAAATACACTTACAACAGCATATATTATTACCATTAGATTCATTACCACCGTCAGAACATGGTATTTCGGTACAAGTTGCATATGCTGTTACCCCTTGTACTAAATAGCATTTGCCTACAGGCGAACTAAATTTTTGAGTATAAATAGTTCTCCATATACCAAAAAACATAGCAATTTGAACACTAAAGGTAATATCTTTTGCATTCCATGGAATATTAATAGTATCATCCCACATAACAGGTATTGAATTACTTTCA containing:
- a CDS encoding YaiI/YqxD family protein, encoding MRIIVDADACPGREIIERAAIENSIEVIMYCDINHALISNYSTIRVVDSGFQSVDMKIINEVKKDDIVVTQDYGVAAMVLGKKAYAINPKGYIYDNDNIERLLFERHLSAKARRGGKKTSNPKKRTMEDNDRLYKNILKLIEKANKR
- a CDS encoding IS6 family transposase → MNKANKKITCPRCYSHKLYKFGKDKEGNQKYQCKECKRQFAPSATPKERQLKDYPRCPVCNKGTFIHHNYSNYINYRCNDKKCNHSFFVAKPTAISPSSNTYLQGKLDFKGMRFPLHIILMALNLYFLNESSTRHISQCLLRIFNVKVSHVTISNWTKKFASYFKLKSDKLLYNIDLSDSDEWHADETVVFINGKKHYLWLVIDSESRLIISYHLSPYRDAKQAFSLFNDAKKLGSPRAIVTDRLPSYNIPIKSVFQDTLHIKVQSFKDDISNNIIESFNKTFKSWYKGLKGFNSFDSANKLISVFIFHYNFIRNHSSLRSLTPAEVSGINYSVKAKNNWLLTA
- a CDS encoding glucose-6-phosphate isomerase, giving the protein MSKSLQLDLTKAKPFLNEHEIIQLQPMVSAAHNLVHEKTGAGSDFLGWVDLPVNYDKDEFERIKKSSEKIRNNSEALIVIGIGGSYLGARAAIEMLTHTFGNVASKENRKAPQIFYAGNNISSTYMADLIETVKDMDFSVNVISKSGTTTEPAIAFRIFKDLLEKKYGKEGAKERIFATTDKSKGALRTLADAEGYETFVIPDDVGGRYSVLTAVGLLPIATAGVDIDEMMKGAADAREEYSTDDLNKNAAYRYAAARMALYNKGKNIEMMVNFEPCLHYMGEWWKQLFGESEGKDHKGIFPAAADFSTDLHSMGQYIQEGVRTLIETHLNVENPRKSVIIEANEDNLDGLNFLAGKDMDFVNNQAFRGTVVAHNEGEVPNMIINIPELTAYYFGYLVYFFEKACAVSGYLLGVNPFNQPGVEAYKKNMFALLGKPGYEDMKAEIEAKLK
- a CDS encoding polysaccharide deacetylase family protein encodes the protein MKKNLALISTIIFSLSLAGCTSKQNKVATPSTPNTKVEQKIDENTTGSKPNLNTPKKITNTKDLKHNNEGVPVIMYHSIKYEKNNCVRLPKENFENQMKYLKDNNYTTLTLDELYSFFENNIPIPKKSVVLTFDDGYKDNYETAYPILKKYGFKATVFVITNCIDTGEYLTSEQLKELDKNGFDVQSHTANHETLTQLPYDKQYDTVAKSKGKLEKLLNKEVKFIAYPCGKYNNDTIKAVKNAGYKMAVTTDGRWSDKSDGIFTLDRVFISGFHNINTFKNRISNPNYDFN
- a CDS encoding tetratricopeptide repeat protein yields the protein MIKCSIKNNLIYIFISLCLIFSVACSNKDSNSHDSATTKKNTSNLNTNTCDNSSIDLHKQYEVAYTLFFNHKYEEAIEICNNIIKKDNNFYKAYTTKGISLCFLNDFENGLSNINKSLDINPNFGYGRFNKALAYELYGHYDEALIWYDKALEIEHYTWSYYGKASIYGRLGNVQNTIKYLKIAINMNSNVKECKNRTRLRSN
- a CDS encoding DUF3021 domain-containing protein, with the translated sequence MIYIKNILKRGITGMVLGVFINQLIFIIGGIFNGFKGSIPFNIQCNQFLISCIVGFYCCGCSVIFSIEKWSKLKQTIIHLVVMSIVYFPFAYYANWMPKAISGKIIFIFTYIFIYILIWMIYRMYWNKRIKEINKKLCNKICK
- a CDS encoding LytTR family DNA-binding domain-containing protein — encoded protein: MKINIEIEPLCNEIEVKIITPEMNEEVQSILKNLKERKYKQHIVGIKNERIYLLNQNDIYYFYSENKKVFASLKAEDYEVKEKLYELEEELQGTSFIRVSKSVIANMNKVLNLEMFFNGSMCINLINGKKEYASRKFVSRIKKYLECGVG